TTATTATGCCAAAAGAATCATAGAAAGGATGAAGAAGGACTTAATTTGTTTACAGAGTGACGTGGTCAGACAAAATAGATTAATATTTTCAAGCTGATTCAACTCACATTTCAATTGGAATAAATTCTGGCACTCTTTTGACCAATAAAGGATGACTTTTACATGGCCCATCTACACGACAAAGTTGTCAGCACTGGTGGATAATCACTGAAAAATTTTGTTGCCCATTTAGATATTGTGGAATGTGGTTGCCCCCCTAGGTGGACACCCGGGGCAACGCCCCATTAGCCCCGCCTCTGTTCACCCCTGACTATTCTTTTTGTTCTTGCCACTCCTCATGACTTTCCGCCCAAATACCGGTATTCCCACTCACAGGTTTTTATTTCCTCTAAACAGTTACCTGCAGGACTTGGTGCACTTGTCTTCAGCCCGGGTAAGAAAACtttttattatgtcttatttttttgctatttttccttCATCGAATATTTGATTATGAAATTGGGTCATTCTTTTTAAATCACCCTGTACAATAACATATTGGAGCTGAGTGTTCTTAAAAAACGAGGTAGGGGATATATTCCTAAAATAAACTAGTATTTCTTATCGTAGGCCACTGCAAAATTATGCGCAATTCAAACATTAACACTGTGCTTGGATGTaggaaaataaaagtctacttAAGTGATGATTACATCACAATCATAATCaagtaaatgttaaaaaaaacaacaacatcggCACCAATACCTGGTAGTGATTCTCGCCCATCAATACTTACAAGTgtttaaaaatagcattttaattACTAATTTGGTCTGGAACATGTCGGAGCATTACATatgcaaaaatgttgaattataaTAGAAATATAATAATTAGAAATGAATTTCGCAATTGACTAGTTGTCGAGTAATCAAATATCGTTGCACCGAATCTAACCGAATCAAATCGTAATACTACTGAATCCAACTGAACCGAATCGTTCCATTTGAAAATCGAACCGTCCTTGTATCGTATCGCAGCACATCGATCGAGATGCGTATCGAGATGCGTATTGAATCGTCTTGATTGGAGAGATTTACACCCCGATGAATATATGGATTTCATTAGCATTTTGTAATACAgtatccatattttttttaagtgaagaaaaatgctcaaAGCAAGTGAAACGTTCTTGCACAAAACTGCCAGGTAAGAAGAAATATCTTTGGCGGACCAAAGTTTGAGATATTAAATCGTGGttaaattatttatgtatttttgcaaATCACCAGCACAAGTTGAACCGAGCCTCTCATTCAACGTCTGCTGGATGAGGCTCCAAATAACCAGattatttgctttaaaaaataaaaaataaaaaagttgtgttcgtacttcaaaatgtttggtttgttcttgtttactgcaaaactgatatttatgtttctgaacaGCAATTTGTATAcaaatgcctgttcttaaagcgctttataaataaagttgagttgagaccctaatgaggataagcgCTGTAATCAGATGTAATACATTCTGAATTCTTAAAAATAGTCATTTTCTTGAACCACGACTTTCACTTGAAACTCTTCCCGCAGACTGAAACAAGAATCAAGATGAATTCCAAAGGCGTCTATGTGCTTGCCGTGCTGCTCATGGTCACCATCACGTGCGTGTATTTCAGCGATTCGCTGTCCAAATATATTCTGTACGCAAGTCGGGCAGAGGACGACCACTGGTTCGCGCAACGCTTCGACAAATCCGTCCAGCCGTTTTTAACCGAGAAAAACAACGTTTCGAAAGATGCTTTCGACTGGTGGAAGGCGAGTACGGCAAGTCTGTCATTGGACTTGGAAATCACACTCAATCGTCACTTTGGACGGCTCGACTCATCTAACCTGCTTGTGTTTATGTCTCAGCAATTGCAGCAGCTGGAAAAGCAGAGCTTCGATTATTACCAAAGGGTAGTGGGCAGCTTGTTGAAGACGTTTCCGGCCATCTCGAAGGGAGCGGAGCGCTGCAGGACGTGCGCAGTGGTGGGCAATTCTGCCAATTTGAAAGACTCTCATTATGGACAACTGATAGATAGCCATGACGTGGTGATAAGGTAAATCACATGCAAAAGCTATTCACTTCATTTCATACACCGAAATACCTGAGCTTGTACTCACCTCTCAAATCCTCTTtgtccattgaaatgaatggaaatgtcattaatccattccagcgTTCCCccagaataacaaaaaaaaaatcattgcaatgttaattttaatgaggaaaaatagtACTCCATAATTCTTTAGTTTCTAATAATATTGAAAGGTATTTCATAATTAAAGACAACTGAAAATAACTAAGCAGTTTTTGTCACAATGCATCTAATAGGTCTGCCTTGGCCACCTTGGAGGAGTATAAGTCCCTCCTACAACTCACTGGAATTCAAAATAAAGCTTTATTGAGACGTCTCAGTTGCTCAAACTCATCAGTGCAGCACTAATAGTCACTCTTTgctgaggataaagaatatatggctAAGTAgtgttgaaaaatgaaaaaatcatTTTGCAAGTGGGCACCCACTTTTTATCTGACACCTACAACCATTTCTTCATATGTCAAAGTCTGCTCTCTTAATAATTCTACTATATATTCTTATATTTGACAATGTAACAAATTATAAGTTAACAGTAACTGAggtagatttaaaaataaaaaacactgtCTTTCGTATGAATTTCTGgtcatttgcctttattttaatgcaagcctaatatgcaaacatttatgaaaaataagtctgatttttttttttgtggatattaaaaaaaaacacttgggaagaggaccttgaaaaaatatttgcatattAATTAAATCGtaatattgaggaaaaaatagcaacaattatttttcaaaatcttttCGCACAAAAAACAGTTTGTCAAATGTTCTTGTTACAATATTCTGATCATTGAATTACACAGAATGAACATGGGTCCCATCAAAGGCTACAAAGAAGACGTGGGAGCCAAAACGACACATCGCCTCATGTATCCAGAGAGTGCCACAGACTTGGACAACATGACTCACCTTGTGCTGACCCCTTTCAAGATCATGGACATGGTGTGGCTTCAAAAAGCCCTCACCACCGGTTTTCAGGGCAAGTGAGTCAAATTATTATCTGCTGTCATTGTTTGCCTTCATGGAACAAGGCCTAATACAAGAGATGCATCAGAAAttagaaaatgtggagtaactaAATTGGGatcacttattttatttttatttttttttaatccatagaATAAATGATGTATGTTATAGATATGGGTAGGGGTGGGTACAGAGAATTTTGGCCTTCTTCCGCATCCGACAGAAAAGGCTGTAATAAGTGTATCTGATCTTTTTGGCATTCCCTGATGAGCTCAACTGAGAATGGTGGTTCCTGATAGTATTGTGAGCATTATTGATACAAGCACCTGGTGAAGGTTCGTTCAGAACTTTTCACTACTCACCTATTATTGGGTGACAAATTCAACAATTCCATTCGGGCCAGCCCCATTTTTTTCTGGTGTCCTTCCTGAAAGCAAAGCAACACACCTGCTTCAACAATTTTGATGTTGAtgct
This portion of the Festucalex cinctus isolate MCC-2025b chromosome 19, RoL_Fcin_1.0, whole genome shotgun sequence genome encodes:
- the LOC144007823 gene encoding CMP-N-acetylneuraminate-beta-galactosamide-alpha-2,3-sialyltransferase 1-like — its product is MSNDNSYLQDLVHLSSARTETRIKMNSKGVYVLAVLLMVTITCVYFSDSLSKYILYASRAEDDHWFAQRFDKSVQPFLTEKNNVSKDAFDWWKQLQQLEKQSFDYYQRVVGSLLKTFPAISKGAERCRTCAVVGNSANLKDSHYGQLIDSHDVVIRMNMGPIKGYKEDVGAKTTHRLMYPESATDLDNMTHLVLTPFKIMDMVWLQKALTTGFQGKTYEPVRSTIQANKNLVRVLNPGFIAYVHQTWLRKQRGYPSAGILAVILALHMCEEVHVFGYGADNNGNWSHYWEKLKNPKLGTGLHYGNEEYDLIQMLAQHKKINFFKKPFPKS